The following nucleotide sequence is from Eschrichtius robustus isolate mEscRob2 chromosome 10, mEscRob2.pri, whole genome shotgun sequence.
GACTTCATCCTGCTTGGCCAAGAGCCCAGGCAGTGTGAGGGGCTTTCTCCCAGAACAGGCCCTGGGCCACCAGGCCGAGTGGGGGATGGGTGAGTCGCAGGCCTAGCCCAGCTCCCTAGAAACCAAGGTGGTGCTGGGGGGCATATTGAACTCTGAAATGCCAGaggattttaagaaaaaagggagGGTGGTGGGTGGGCAAGGGGCGGTGGAAGGTAGAAAAATGCAAGGAAGTAAAGCTTTTTTCTCCATTTGTTCTTTGGCAATCCCACTAGAGAATTCCAGGAGGCGTGCAGATGACATCATGGCTTACAACTGAGAAAGCTCAGTAATTCTGTGAAATGGAGCCCCTGCCTACCCCGTGTTTCCGATGGAAGCTGCTTTATATTTATGTGTTTAAAGCTGTATCTTGTGTCACATTTAATGAGGGTTTAATATTCTTAAATATCTACCAAAAGTAGATTACAATGCATGAAGGTCACATAAAACGAACTTCATTTTCTCAGCATCACAAACATTTGGAATACAGAAAGTCCAGGGATGGATATTATaagtaagaaaggtacaaaaggagtttgcttaaaaaaattttttaaagtttaaaaattgatTTCCGCCCCCCCCAAAGTCCAAATAATTGCAGTCTAGGGAACCATCAAGGTAAAGTCTTCATATGCTCATTTCTTTGGTAAGAATGAATTCATGCAGAACTGTAAAACTGAGTGTGTGCTCAAGGGACCCATAGCATCACACAAGCAAGCACATACACCCACAGGGACAGACACACAGCTGAGTTTTTGTTGTTCTAGGCACTTCAAATCCAAGTTCTTAAGTCTGCCACCTTCCCGTTACATTGGACAAATTACTTCTTTGGAGGCAGGACATTTTCTTCAAAGAAGCCCTGGTTGACGACATTCCCTGCTGGGAAGTATCTAGCCACCACGAAGGAGGACCCATCATTTGCAGATGCCTTCCCCACTCCCATCTTCTTTGTATTCTTCCATACCATGGCAGTGAAATGTCCTGTAGGGGAACAGTCATGGGGAGAGGGAAACAGATTAGTTAGCAAAGCCTGGAGAATGATGTTTCAAGGGACTCTTGAACCCCTGTGCCATCTTGCCATGCTGTTAGAGGCTTGATCTTCAGCCACCAATCAGAGGAAGGAGACACAAAACACTGACCGATTTTCTAATGCATCAGGTCCTCACAGTCAGCCACAAAGACCCTACTCATCTCACTCTCGGATGCCCAAAGGTTTCATGGTCTCCCAGAGATCATGGCAAAGCCCAGAGACCCCAACAATTAGGATGCCACCCTACCTGGCACCTgcttccacccctccccccaaactgTACTCTTCAAGGTCACCAATGATCTCCATGTTCCTTCCCAATGGTCACCTTTTGTCTTCATCTTACTTGACATCTCAGGAACATTAATGGAGTCGACTCTTTCGCTTTTCAAAGGACTCTCCTCTTTTGGTTTCCTCTCTTGGCATTCCTCCCATGTCactgcctcttcctcctcctcttccatctCACTTGTGAATATTGGAGGACCCGCATTTCCCAAGGCTCAATCCTGGgctctcttatcttttctttttgcacTCTTTAGGCAATTTCATCTTTCCTTGGCTCCCAAATTTCTTTCTCCAGCCCAAATCTCTCCTCTGTTCCAAACACAACTACTTACTTGACATTTCCACTTGGATGACTCACAGGCATCTCAAATTTAACCTGCCCAAAGCTCACTCTTGATTTTGGTCCCTCCCATTTCCATGACTGGCACCTCTGTGCACAAAATCCTCAGGGTGGCTCTGTATTCCTCCCTCCCGCTCATTTCCCCACAACAACCCACCATTCAATCCTGAAGAATCTAACTCCAAAATACATCTCTAGTCCGTCCACTCCCCAAACTGTGGTCTCAAGCGCAAACTTCGCTCACTGGGACCACTGCAACAGCCTTCGCCCGGCTCTCCAGCATCCACCCTTGCCTCCGCAATTCACTTTCCACTGACATAGCCAGAGCGATCATTTTGAGACATAAGTCATATCTGTTTACTTCTCTGCTTAAAaatccttccattgtttctagTCGTACCTAAAACGAGAGTGAATGCTTTGCCCCAGTGGCCTCCTTTCCATTCCCTGAACACATCCGGTTATTTCCGACTATAAAGCCCTTGCACACACTGGCCACTGTATGCAACGCTCTTCTGATGACCAGCGTTTTCTTGTCCCTTAGGTCTCAGCCCAAATGTCACTTTTTCAGAGAGGCCTTTCACAATCACTCTTATTTCCTGAACACCTCCCTCCCCAGAGAGTCTTATTGCACCATTTTCCCCCTCGTAGCATTCTTACCATTTGCAATGATATATTTGAtattttgctaattgtttggccCCTTCACTAGGCCATGAGCCCCACATGGGCAGGAACCAAATTGGTTTATTCATCAAAGTACACGCAGTGCCCTGGCACAGCCTGAcacatggaaaatgtaaaataaaccttggttgaatgaatgaatagcccAGTTCCTTCTCAAGCTACTGCCTGTCCCTCCAGGTGCTTCTGTGGCTTGCCAAGGCTTCCCAGCATCATTCTCCCACTGTTCAGGCTGCCTGCCCCTCACTCACTGGTATTTTCAAACTGCTAACATAGCTTAGCTTCTAACTCCCCTCCTGCTTTGGGGTCAAAGAGCTGATGCTGTAACATACTCTTTGCTCAATGACCATAAATTCTCGTCTCCTGGGAGTAGAGATTGGGAGTTCATCCTTCGCACCTTTCTCATAGAGATCCTTTGACAGGTCAATGGGATATTTACTGCCATGTCACAGAATGGCATTCATTTTCGAAAACAACCCCGAAGAGATTATGTTTCCTCTTTGAGGGCAGGCACCATATCTGTCTTATTGACCACtgggcttggcacatagtagatgcccaATTAATATCtgatgaagaaaggaagagacagagggaaggaggaaaattgTGATCAGAGTAGCTAAGCTTCCAGTGGCTGGTTAGGAAAGAAAGAGGGCAACCGCTTTACACCTGTTAAgatggaaattatttaaaaaacaaaaccaaataacaaatgttggtgaggatggggagaaattggaacccttttgttttgctaatgggaatgtaagatggtgcagccactgtgggagacagtatggcagttcctaaaataattaaatacagaattaccatataatccagtaattccacttctaggcatacacccaaaagaactgaaagcagaactCAAATATTTGTACACCAGTGTTCATGGCAATATTATTGACAACAGccaaaagggggaaagaaaacaaCTGCCTGTCgatcgatgaatggataaacaaaatgttgtatgtatacacaatggaatattattcaactttaaaaaagaaataaaattccgacatatgctacaacatggatgaaccttgagggtattatgctaagtgaaataagccagacacaaaaggataaatattgtaGGATTCTTACCTATATAggtagaatagtcaaattcatggagacagaaagtagaatagtagtTAACAAGGCTTGGGCTGGGGGTGGTAGGAAAGGataagagttattgtttaatgggtttagagtttcaatttgggatgatgaaaaagttcagcagatggatggtggtgatgagtgCACAACGACATGAATGTACTTAATcccactgaactgtatgcttaaaaatggttaaaacggtaAATTTATGTTAAGTGTATTTCAccacaaaataaagaaagaaagaaagaaagagaaagaaaggaagaaaggaaggaaggaaagagacagGCTGGTACCCACACTCTTCCATTCAGGGAAGAGACAGAGTTGATATTTCCCATTGTGTCTTGTATTTGGTAAGGACTAAATAAACTTTCATTAATTAAATTGTGGTTTTTTCCCCCTATAAATGAActccatttttatcattttgaaatttaGGTATAGTTTATTTCTTTGCCTACATCCCTAAAAGATTTGAGGTTACTAAATTCTTTATGAAAATAAGCAAACATAAACACTCATCAGTAGAGTTGATGTGATACAATCAAagcaagaattaaaagaaaacaaacactaaGTACAAGTATGCATCCTGACCACTTATCTTTAAGCTCATGTTAACTGCTGCTCAATACACTTTGATTCTCAcctcagaaaagaagaaacactaCTTTCCAATTCACCCTTGGTCCTTACACTTTTGAGTCACATCTCTTTCCCATCTCCAGGCTGTCAGTAGCTTTGCCAGGTGTCACTGCTTCTACAGACTgtcttgtcttttcttcttcttcttttctttttttttttttttttaatttggccacaccatgagacatgtgggatcttacttccccaaccagggactgaacccaagccccctgcattggaagcatggagtcttaaccaccggactgccagagaagtcccttagaCTGTCTTTTCATTAAGGCTCATGCCCTTTTTCATACAAGCCTTTTCTCCAAGAGACCACATGCTTTGGCCACTGACCCACCCACTCTCTCTGTCACCCAGACAAGGAAGAGCTGCCATTTATCCACTGGTTGCCAAGAAAATAATTACAGACACCACATGCGCACCAGCAGTGTGAATGCCCATGGAAGCCTATTCCAAACAGATGAGACTAAGTAATCTTTCTTCTGACTGGAGAGGTTTCTGTCTGCACAGAGATAATTAAGACTGGGCGTTTAGAGATGAATTAAAGGACACAACTTCCTTAGCAACCATCAGATACACACTGGTTTCTAACCCTAAACTACTAacagcttcctttttcttttttttcctaaagggaTCACATCCTCTTTCCTGCTATGGACCCAAACTTCCTAGAATATGCATTTGAAAAACAAGTTGAATAAGTTACAGTACATCCTTGCAAGAGAATAATGcataagaaagagaaatctctTTCTGTATTGATATGGAACAATCTCTGCCAACCTGCTGTGTGAACAAAGCAAGTGCAAAACAGATCATCTATCTGACACCAGGgtataaaaaagggaaaagagagcaTTTATACAGCTGCTGGTTCACAACATCTCTAGAATGATACACAAGAAACTGGTATTACTGGTTGGGAGGGAAAGCGCTGGAGGCCAGGGACAGAAGGAAGACTTTCCACCTTATACAGCTTGCAAATTTCATGTCATATAAAAGTATTATTTATTCAGAATAAACAAGGCCTACtcattagaagaaaacataaagggACTGCAAGAAGCTATTTTTCTCCGCTCAGCACAAAGCACAGAACAGTGTCCTTCATCACAAGACTCTGACCcaggtggggtggggttgggacaGATTATAGGATATTTCAAAGGCCTTTTCACCTACAACATGGACTCAGGTCAGGGAACCCCTGAACCATGGTGCAGCGAGAAGCAGCTCTGGGGGAGGCTGACTCATGGGGGATGGGCCTGAGCATCTTTAAGGGTCTTGCGAGCCCCGCTTATATCACCACCCAAAGCTGTGCTCCCGTCTGAGGATCAGGCTGTGTGTGACCCCAGGCATTGTCCACTGGCACCTGGGATGGCATAGGGGCTGGAGGCTCTGGGGTTTTCCTCTTTAGGGCTGGGAGATGTGGGGCAACAGACAGGATCACAGGGGGTCAGTGATCACGGAAAGTTGAGTCCCATCTCCAGCTCTGACACTTGAGAGATTCTCACCTTGGAGcaggggccatggaaaaagcATCAGATTGAGGATAGAAGGTAAACAGAAGTCTCTTcccttttctgggcctcagtttctcttctgCAAATGGGTGGAATAAAGCCCCACCTTCAAACGGTGTAGCAGGGTTACGTGGCCATGGAGGCGGAGATGCTTTTTACTGTCAAGTGGCGTGCACACACGAGCAACGCCAATCACTTGCTCTGACACATGTCTGATTGCTCAAGaatcttgctcaacggaaaaggAGATCCAGACGCTGTGAAATAAAACGTCTTCTGGTCACTGATCTTTATGAAAAGAAGACCAGATTCTGCCTACATGTCCTTAATCACTGGTGGCAGGTTGTCACCgttccctccctcacctctcaAATCTAATTGCCACAGAACCAGCAGTTCTCACTCAGGGCCTGACAGTGGCCTCCTTGTCCTGCCCCGCAGGGCAGACGCTTCTACCTCTCCCCACACGGCTGCAAGAACCCCTGCCCAAAGGGGTGAGCACAGGCCACAGGAAACGGTGACTGGCTCTGAGAACATGTCACTTCCTGCTTCTGAAGAATCCTCCAGAGGGTAAGAAGCCATAAGTGGCTCCACCCATGGGTGAGATGGGGTGGGGTAGAGGAATGGGGGGTGGACAGAGAACCCCCTTTTCAGTTTCCCTGGTGCCTTCTGGTCAGAGAAATCCACAGCCCCTTCCAACCCATCCTGGGCCCTGGGTGGATGTGAGTTGGTTCTGAGGAAAGACAGGAGCCTGGTGATTCCTGCTGAGGGGCAGCGGGGAGCCCAGAGCTTGGAGCGGCTGACCGGGGCTTTAGTAAGCTAACCATTTACTGCTCACCGGGGAGGCCTATGGCAAAGGCTGATGGTCCCGTGGCCGGTTCCCTGCATCTAAATACCGGCTCTCAGAACGGCCCATAGAGGCCTCCACCTTGTCCCTCTCCCTTGGGGACAGGGAAGAACAGGGAGTTGACCCGAGTTCACACAACTAATAGTGTCAGAGCTGAGACTAGATCCAAGCTTTCTGCATTCCAAGCTCGCCTGAACGACAAACTCGAGTATAAAGGTGAAGGGAGAATGCCTGGGAGGTTGTGAGGAGtgaggggcagagaggaaggaTGTGGGGGCGTGGGGGGATGCGGGAGTTAAGACCAGGAGGAGAGCCAGCAGCTTGGCCCTCTTCTTGATGGCCCCAGGAAGCCCCTGGCAGCTTAATCAGGAGAGCAGCGTGGGCAGAAAGGGTCTTAGAACATTCTGGCTGCTGGGGAGCAGGCTGGATTGGAGGGGAacaggagcagaagtggcatGACGGGTTCAAAGCGCTGAGGCGTCACTCCTGGAAAGAAACACTCAGCGGCCTTTGACATCCACAGCCTCCTTATATCACACTCCAGTCAGGTGAAGAGCCTTGAGCTGGTGGGGCAGGAATCGGCAGCTTGGGTGCTCTTGGAtggggggatgtgtgtgtgtgtgtgtgtgtgtgtgtgtgtgtgtgtgtgtgtgtgtgtgtgtgtgtgtgtgtgtgtgtgtgtgtgtgtgtgtgtgtgtgtgtgtgtgtgtgtgtgtgtgtgtgtgtgtgtgtgtgtgtgtgtgtgtgtgtgtgggagaggtGTTGGGGAAAGAGGGTTTTGCCCTCTGGGCAAAGTCCAACCAGAGAAATATGGAAGAGGTGAAACAGGAGAGAAATGATTGATTTTCAGAGGGTTAGTTCCTCTCTGAAGTCAGACTCAAACTGCAACCCAGCCCAGGGCCAGGTCACTGGTGTGACCATGTCACTCACCTGTCCCGGAGGTGAAGCCAGGCTGCTGAAAGTTGTAGTTCTTGATTTCACTGTACCATCTATCAGCCACCTCCTTTCCTGTATGGAAAAGACAGTTTAAAACTCagcagcgggcttccctggtggcgcagtggttaggaatctgcctgccaatgcaggggacacgggttcgagtcctggtctgggaggatcccacatgccgcggagcaactaggcccgtgagccacaattactgagcctgcgcgtctggagcttgtgctccgcaacaagagaggccgcgatagtgagaggcccacgcatcgcgatgaagagtggcccccgcttgtcacaactagagaaagccctcacatagaaacgaagacccaacacagccataaataaataaataaattaattaaaaaaaaaaaaaaaaactcagcagCAAAATCAACTGACTCCCTATTCTTTCCATCTTCTCCCATTAACCCCAAAGCACCTATCCCACAGTTAGACGTCTCATAAAGCACCAACGAGCTGACATGGGGACTCCTGCCCATGAGCACATCCAGGCTGAAGGGAGGGCCTTGTTAGGGGCTGGGAGGAGCCCTGGCCTGAGGTCAGGGGACCAGCATCTGTGTCCCTGCCCTGACACTAATTCACTGTGTAATCCTGGGCAAGGCCTGCCCCGTTCTGTACAATTGGGTTGAATGCAACGTACTCCAAGGGCTTCTAATGATGCTCCGAGTTTCCGGGAGACCACACCCTCATCCCACCCCAAGTCTGGCTCCTGAAACACCCGCAGGAGGAAATGTAATTGGGCCGGTGGGTCAAGGTCTCCACTGCAGGCAGAAGGGTACTCCCCTGGAGCATCCACTGGCCACAGCATCTCCCTGGGAGCGGCTCATCTCAGGGCCAGAGAGCTGGGAGCCTGGGACCTCAGAGCAGTAAGTCTTGAACTTGAATGAGTGCACGAATCACCTGGggctcttgttaaaatgcagattctgacgcTGGAAGATCTAGGGTGGAGCCTTGAGTCCGCAttgctaacaagttcccaggtgctgctgctCATCCGTGGGCCACACTTTGAGGAGCAAGTCCTTCGAGAACAGTGGCTGCATAGTGGCCGCAGCTGGGGAACTGTTCAAAATTACTGATGCCTGGGGCCTGCCACAGACGGACTGTATCAGTGTCTCGGGACGAGAGATCCAGGCACTAGTATTTTTTGAAAGCTCCACAAAAGATCCCAGTGTGTAGTCAGGGTGGGGAACCCCTGCCCTAGAGATGTCCTACCCAACCCCTCTCTGTAGAGATGGGGAAGCTGGGGCCAGGGAAGGTAGCAGATTTGCTCAAAGCTCTACAGGGAGCCAGCACGAGGAGGAGCCTTGTCTCCTGCCGGCtctttcccacccctctcccttctccccgccAAGGCCCACAGCCTGAGCCTGGGGAGGGGCCGCAGGCCTCGGGCTCCTGCTTTCCCGGGCAGCAAGCGAACACTTCTCCTGGAGGGACTCTGCCCCAGGGAAACCAAGAGGACTCCCAGGGCCTCCCCAGGGAACTCCCAGGAATGTGAGGCCGGGGAAGGAGCAGTCATTCTCCCGCGGGAGTTTGGAGAAAGCTTCCGAGCACGAGGTagctctctccagcatttttccTAAAAAGCCACGACAGCCTTgtcagagccaggaagctcaagaaTGTTTGGTCAGTGCGGTGGGATCACCATTCCAGGCTGTGACCTTGGATGAGGAATTGTCTTTCCCATTATGATTACTTTTTCCAGCACGGAAGAAAGCCCTATTGCATTTTTCTCGTGAAGAAAGTTAATACACAAGCACCgtaaatattttcagaagaaCGTGAGGAACGTAAAATCTTTCTGAGGCTGGGGATGCTTCAGGGCCCGCAGGGTCAGGCTGAGACTCAGCACAGAAACAGTCTGTCTCCCCGCCCTCACTCCTCTGCTGGGAGCTCTTCTGGAAAGGGGGTGGGGCCGGGCAGTCTGAGTCATCTCTGTGTCCCTGGCAGCCAGCGCAGGCCTGGCCCTGAGCCGGCCATCGGAGACCTTGTGGTGAGCTGCAGTCAGCTCCTGGGAGCAGACAGACAGCTCTGGGGTTCTCTTCCCTTTCTGGGCCTGTGGCTGCATCACGGCGACGACACCACGGAGGGCGCTGGGGCCCGAAGGGGCCTGCACGCTGGATGTCCTAGGCCCGGctcaggcaggaggaggggagccgAGAAACGACTCACCTGTCTGATCGTAGGATGCCCACGCCAGGTTCTCCCCGCACTGGCCACGACTGGACTCCGGGCTGTGCTTGAGGATCCTCGTGCTGGCCAGGGCCTCTGAATACCTGCCGGAGTCCACGGTGCTTCCTTAGAGCGAGTAcagcccagggaagcccccagagtaGGAGCCCTAACCTGGTGTGGCTGAGCTTCCTTCCCTGCCCTGGGCTCGCCGAGGCAATCAGGAGCATCACACCTGCATCTTGTCTAAGCCCCCACtccagtcccattttacagagcagcaaaccgaggctcagaggaaCAAGGGGACCTGCCTGGGTAAGTGGCAGAGTGGTTATTCAAGTCTGGCTGTATTTGCCCCCCAACCCACGTCCCTCCTGCCTTCCAGAGCCCATCTGGGACTGCAGCAGTGGCAGCACCGGGAAGGGCCCGAGTTGCCCGGGGCCCCGGGGGGACTCACTGCTGAGCCTCCCGGTTGAGCTTCTTGCAGAGCTTCAGCGGGGCGACGCCATGCTGCTTCCGGTACTCATTGTGGGCCTTCAGGACCTCGTCATTAAACTGCTTGGAAGCTGCAATGATTTCAAGACGGAGACTGTCTCAGCGTGGAGAAAAGAGCCACGGAAAGTACGCCAGCGGGCTTCAGAGCGAAGCCCAGCTCAAACCTCAGGCCACGTGCCCAGGCTGCTGCCCCAGTCTCTGCACATTGATGCCCCCTGGACTACGCAGGGCCCCATGGGGCATGTTAGGCCTTTGGATCTTTATCCAAGGCAATGGGAAGCGACTGAATGGGGGCGGGGAAGTGAGCTGAGGAGAGCTGTGTTTCTGGAAGACCCTGCTGGCTGCTGAGTGGGGGATGGGCTGGAGGTGCAGAGCAGATGGTGGGAGGCTGGAAAGGAAGCAGCAGGACTTCTGCAAGAAAATGTATGAAGGAGACGGTATCTCAGAGCGGACCTACAGTGCATGGTGCATGGGGGGACTGGGAAGGGCTGGAGGTGGGAGCCCAGAGAGAACAGGCCtggctggggtggaggggtgcCTGCACTGTCCCGAGAGAGAGGGACAGATGAAGAGAAGAGGACCAACCAGGGTAGGACAGCACTGGGAAGCGGAGAGAGGGGAGAGTGTGGGAAAGAACGCGGTGGTGGGGTGGGATCAGCTGGGCTCAGGCTTGCAGGTGAGGGAAGAGGTGGAGCCTGTGTCCAACTGGGTCACACCTCAGAAAGAGCAAGGCCAAGAAGTGGTGAAGCCAAGGGTAGGCCAGGTCAGTAGTGGACAGAGGTCACTTCAATTCGGATCTGAAATGGAACCCCATCCATCCCACATCCTCCATCCATCTCTCCACCACTCATCCATCCACCTGTTGATTCATGATCTAAGCATCAGCGTCCAAGcacccatccatcatccatccaatCCCAACCCAT
It contains:
- the GLIPR2 gene encoding Golgi-associated plant pathogenesis-related protein 1 isoform X1; amino-acid sequence: MGKSASKQFNDEVLKAHNEYRKQHGVAPLKLCKKLNREAQQYSEALASTRILKHSPESSRGQCGENLAWASYDQTGKEVADRWYSEIKNYNFQQPGFTSGTGHFTAMVWKNTKKMGVGKASANDGSSFVVARYFPAGNVVNQGFFEENVLPPKK
- the GLIPR2 gene encoding Golgi-associated plant pathogenesis-related protein 1 isoform X2 encodes the protein MGKSASKQFNDEVLKAHNEYRKQHGVAPLKLCKKLNREAQQTFHCHGMEEYKEDGSGEGICK